The DNA window GAAAGTTTTTGTCTCAGTATTTCGTAACAAGTAATAGCCACAGCATTGCTTAAATTAAGCGAATCTATAGTTCCAGACATCGGGATGAGAATATTTTCCCCTTTATGAAGCCAAAAATCACTTAAGCCAGAATGTTCCGTTCCAAAAAATAAAGCGGATTTTTCATTGAAGTTTTTGTTGTATAAATCTTCGGCGGTTTCATCCATAAACGTGGTGTAGATTTTGAAACAATTCTCTTGTAAAAACGCCAAAGTTTCTTCATTGGTTGCAGAGAATACATTCATTCCAAAAAAACAACCTACGCTGCTTCGTAAAACGTTTGGGTTGTAAAAATCTACTCTAGAATCGGTAACAATTAATGCATCTATTCCAAAAGCTTCACAACTTCTCAAAATTGCGCCAAGATTTCCTGGTTTTTCTACAGATTCTACTACAATAACTGAAGCATTGTCTTTTGGCTGATAATTTTTTAAATCAAATTCTTTGGTTTTGTAAATGCCAATAATTCCTTCTGAAGTTCCTCTATAAGCTAGTTTTTCGTAAACTTGGCTGGAAACAAAATGTATTTTACCTTCGGGATGATTGATGCCAAAAATAGATTCGCAAATAAAAAATTCTACATTTTCGAACCCGAATTGCAATGCGCGTTCGTTTTCTTGTTTCCCTTCCACTACAAAAACACCAGATTTCTTTCGAAACCTATTGTCTGTAATTAATCTGTTGAGGTTTTTTATTTTTTCGTTTTGTAAGCTTTCGATAATCATATTTTTGAAACGCAAAGTGCGCAAAGTAAATTTTTAAAATTTGTATGTTTTTAAGGTTGCAAAGATGAAAATCATAAGATTTCCATTATTTTATTCCTCGTCTAAATTTTCTAAACTAGAATTTGCTCTATTAAGAATAGCATCAGGTAAAGATTTTTTAGCTTTTGCACCCATTATTTTCAATTTCTGAACGCTAGTAATCAGATTGCCTTTTCCGTCTACTAATTTATTCATGGCTCCTTCATATTCGGTTTTTGCTTCGTCCATTTTTTTGCCGATTTTAACTAAATCAGTGACAAAACCATCGAATTTATCATACAAAGCTCCAGCTTGTCTTGCGATTTCATAGGCGTTTTCTTGTTGTTTTTGATTCGTCCACATAGAATCGATGGTGCGAAGTGTTGCCAATAAAGTAGAAGGCGTTACAATTACAATATTTCTTTCAAAAGCTTTATTGTATAATTGAGTGTCTTCGTTTAGAGCAATTGCAAATGCAGGTTCTATTGGGATGAAAAGTAAAACAAAATCAGGACTTTCCATTTGATAGAGATGCTGATAATTTTTACTTCCTAGTTGTTCTACATGTCTTTTTAGAGAATTTACATGTTCTTTTAAGAAGCTGCTTTTTTGTTCGTCATCTTCTTCGTTGATGTATTTTTCGTAGGCAGTAAGTGAAACTTTAGAGTCTACAATCATTTTTTTACCATCAGGAAGGTTGATGATTACGTCTGGCTGAACTCTGTTTCCTTCTTCTGTGGTAAAACTTTTCTGAATTTCATATTCTCTACCTTTTTCTAAGCCAGATTTTTCTAAAACTCTTTCTAAAACTAGTTCTCCCCAGTTTCCTTGAATTTTGCTATCGCCTTTCAATGCTTTGGTAAGATTTAGCGTTTCTTTGCTCATTTGCAAATTCATTTCTTTAAGCCCAAGAATTTGTTGACGAAGAGCAGCGTGATAATCTATACTTTCTTTGTGCGTATTTTCTACTTTTTTCTCAAAATCTGTAATTTTTTCTTGAAGAGGATTTAGAATATTCTTCAAGTTTTGTTGATTTTGTTCCGTGAATTTTAGGGTTTTCTCTTCCAAAATTTTATTCGCTAAATTCTCGAATTGCAACTTTGCTTCTTCCTGAATTTTCACGATTTCTTCTTTTTGGGAATCCAATAATTGCTGAAGACTTTCATTCTGAGCAGCCAATTGAGATTTCAAACCGATTAATTGATTTTTATCGTTTTGAAGGTCTTTAATTTCAGAGTTTTGTCTTTCGTTAAGTTCTTGTTGCTCTATTATTTTCTGAATTTGAGCTTTATTTTCAGCAGAAATTTCCGCTATAATTTTGTTAAAATCGGCTTCTTTTTGATTGAAGTTTTGTTGCAATTCTTCATAGCTTTTTCTAGAAACCGAAGAAGATTTCAAAATAAAATATGCCAAAACAGCACCGAGAATAAATGCGAGAATAATGTATAAGATTTCCATTTTTCAAAATTACAAAAAGAAAAAGTTATAATGATTATCTTGTGGAAAACTAAAATTTCTCTTTTCTAAATTCTACAATTTCTTGAATCAAATCAAAAGGCAATTCTTCTGTCAAAGGAAACTGGACTGTACCTTTAGACGTTTTGTATTTTTTTAATTTTTCTGCGAAGATTTCTATGGCTTCTGAACCAGGATACAAACCGATATGATTTCTGAAACCGCCAAAATGAATCACGTTTTTGCCTTTCATTTTATAAGTTGGAATTCCGTAATTGATGCAGAGTTCACTTTTTGGAAGAAGATTTTGAATGAAATTTTTCAGATTTTCTAAAATTTCTTGAGTTTCTTCAGGGAAATCTAAGCAATATTCTTCGTAGGTTTTGGGAGTTTTCATGATTATTTTTTAGAAATCATTTTATGATATTTCAGATGCATTGGTATTGCTGCAGAACCGTACCAAGGAAGAATTTCTACGTCGAAAATTCCGTTTTTAATGGTTGGATCTCCTTGAAGCAAAGTTTTTACCTCTTCTTCGGTTTTAGCATCGATTAAGAAAATTCCACGATATTGAAGGTTGTTTTTCGTAGCAAAAGGACCTGCTAATTTCAGTTTTCCTGCTTTTTCCATGGCTTCCATATTAGAAAAATGTCCTTTGAAAAGTTCGTAGCGCTGAGTTTTATCTGTAATTTCAGCATCTTTTGGGCCAGTTTTCAGAATAACGAGCATATAAGTTTTCATGCCACGTTCATCTGCGCCGAGAGAATTTGCAAGTTTTTGATCAAAAATTTCAGAATTGTTTTGCGCAAATGTTAAGACGCTGAAAAATAAGAATGTAATAATTGAGATAAATTTTTTCATTATTATGTGTTTTGGTGGTTTCAACAAAATTATGAATTTATACAAAACAAAAAAGCCCAAGTTAAAAAACTTGAGCTTTATAAAATATTTGTTTTTTGTTAAAACTTATACATTGCACCAATTAAGAAGTTTGCAGAGCTTCCTGTAGCGCTTCCATCTTTTTTGAAATAGATGTCTTCGTTTGAACTTTCGAATCTGATTTCTGGTTTTAATTGAAAATTGCCTTGTCTAAGTGTGGCTGAAATAGTATTTGCAAAAACAGTATTTCCGTTTGCAGCTCCTAGAGCTAGTGCATTGTCTTTGTTATCTAAATATTCTGCTCTGTAATTAAGTGCAAAACCTTCATTTACATCATACTTTAGATATCCTACCAATGAAGACCAAGTTTGTTTACCTACATTAGGCGTGTCTGAACTAAATGTAGCTGTAGTAGCATTTACACCAAGCTTAAATTTATCTGTGAATTTGTATGCTGCGGTTAAATCAAACTGAGATACATTATTACTCCAAGGATTGTAACTGCCATGTTGTCCGTTTAAATAAGCACTTAATTGATCGCCTGCGTAGCCAATTTGCCAGATAAAGAATTTGTTTTTGAAGCTTTCTCCAGTATTTGGATCTGCGGTGTGAAAAGCAGATTTAAAATCTGTAGGATTTACAACTCCCGCCATAAAATTAAATTTACTAGCCACATAATTTGCTTTGAAACCAGTATGTAAAAATGGTCCGTAAGAAAACGCATAAGACATACTGTAAATGTCATTTTCTGGAGCGTCTAGTAATTCGTAACCTACATGTGTAGCCCAAGAACCTCCTGTTAAGGTAAGTTTATCAGTAGCAGCATAATCAATATATAATTGTTTGATTAAAAATTTAGTATTATCTGCGGTATAACTAAATTGTTCTGCTCTGTTTCCAAATCCTAAATCTGCTACCGTTGTGAATTTTCCTGATGAATGCGTCAGTTTTAAAGAGAACATTCCCAATTCAAAAGAATTATTAGGAGCCGTAAAGCTAGTTTTTGTATTGTTGTCACTTCCAGCGAAATCTGCTTTGTAAAAAATATCAGCATTTCCGCTTAATTTGAATCCTTTTAGCCAACTTGCTTCTTCCTGAGCAAATATAAG is part of the Cloacibacterium normanense genome and encodes:
- a CDS encoding TrmH family RNA methyltransferase, producing MIIESLQNEKIKNLNRLITDNRFRKKSGVFVVEGKQENERALQFGFENVEFFICESIFGINHPEGKIHFVSSQVYEKLAYRGTSEGIIGIYKTKEFDLKNYQPKDNASVIVVESVEKPGNLGAILRSCEAFGIDALIVTDSRVDFYNPNVLRSSVGCFFGMNVFSATNEETLAFLQENCFKIYTTFMDETAEDLYNKNFNEKSALFFGTEHSGLSDFWLHKGENILIPMSGTIDSLNLSNAVAITCYEILRQKLSK
- a CDS encoding iron chaperone — protein: MKTPKTYEEYCLDFPEETQEILENLKNFIQNLLPKSELCINYGIPTYKMKGKNVIHFGGFRNHIGLYPGSEAIEIFAEKLKKYKTSKGTVQFPLTEELPFDLIQEIVEFRKEKF
- the rmuC gene encoding DNA recombination protein RmuC — translated: MEILYIILAFILGAVLAYFILKSSSVSRKSYEELQQNFNQKEADFNKIIAEISAENKAQIQKIIEQQELNERQNSEIKDLQNDKNQLIGLKSQLAAQNESLQQLLDSQKEEIVKIQEEAKLQFENLANKILEEKTLKFTEQNQQNLKNILNPLQEKITDFEKKVENTHKESIDYHAALRQQILGLKEMNLQMSKETLNLTKALKGDSKIQGNWGELVLERVLEKSGLEKGREYEIQKSFTTEEGNRVQPDVIINLPDGKKMIVDSKVSLTAYEKYINEEDDEQKSSFLKEHVNSLKRHVEQLGSKNYQHLYQMESPDFVLLFIPIEPAFAIALNEDTQLYNKAFERNIVIVTPSTLLATLRTIDSMWTNQKQQENAYEIARQAGALYDKFDGFVTDLVKIGKKMDEAKTEYEGAMNKLVDGKGNLITSVQKLKIMGAKAKKSLPDAILNRANSSLENLDEE
- a CDS encoding YciI family protein; protein product: MKKFISIITFLFFSVLTFAQNNSEIFDQKLANSLGADERGMKTYMLVILKTGPKDAEITDKTQRYELFKGHFSNMEAMEKAGKLKLAGPFATKNNLQYRGIFLIDAKTEEEVKTLLQGDPTIKNGIFDVEILPWYGSAAIPMHLKYHKMISKK
- a CDS encoding outer membrane beta-barrel protein: MKTLKSINKLAYLVTTLCTSLIFAQEEASWLKGFKLSGNADIFYKADFAGSDNNTKTSFTAPNNSFELGMFSLKLTHSSGKFTTVADLGFGNRAEQFSYTADNTKFLIKQLYIDYAATDKLTLTGGSWATHVGYELLDAPENDIYSMSYAFSYGPFLHTGFKANYVASKFNFMAGVVNPTDFKSAFHTADPNTGESFKNKFFIWQIGYAGDQLSAYLNGQHGSYNPWSNNVSQFDLTAAYKFTDKFKLGVNATTATFSSDTPNVGKQTWSSLVGYLKYDVNEGFALNYRAEYLDNKDNALALGAANGNTVFANTISATLRQGNFQLKPEIRFESSNEDIYFKKDGSATGSSANFLIGAMYKF